The following are from one region of the Candidatus Edwardsbacteria bacterium genome:
- a CDS encoding radical SAM protein has protein sequence MEIKPSFIELYKTGTLGKKSREAGDLLSHCTLCPRNCGVNRLQGQLGYCRSGLLPTVSSYNIHHGEEPPISGTRGSGTIFFSRCNLSCCYCQNWPISQLGQGREVTAERLAGMMMELQQRGCHNINLVTPSHMTAQILMALETAVRQGFDLPLVYNTSGYDSLDSLKLLEGVIDIYLPDIRYTDPGAAERYSGAGDYPAVNQAALKEMWRQVGELQLDDRGIALRGMLVRHLVLPNGLSQTREALKFLAGEISPQVHLSLMSQFFPAHRANQTAELGRSITREEYRQAVQWAEEFGLENGWHQELDDTGGGPSDRIVKAT, from the coding sequence GGAGGCCGGCGATCTTCTATCCCACTGTACCCTCTGCCCCCGTAACTGCGGAGTAAACCGTTTGCAGGGCCAGCTTGGTTACTGCCGGTCCGGATTGCTGCCCACGGTCTCCAGCTATAACATCCATCACGGCGAGGAGCCGCCGATATCGGGGACCCGCGGATCGGGAACCATCTTCTTCAGCCGCTGTAACCTGTCCTGCTGCTACTGCCAGAACTGGCCGATAAGCCAACTGGGCCAGGGACGGGAGGTCACGGCGGAACGGCTGGCCGGGATGATGATGGAGCTGCAGCAAAGGGGCTGCCACAATATCAACTTGGTTACTCCGTCCCATATGACCGCCCAGATACTGATGGCGCTGGAGACAGCCGTTCGGCAAGGGTTTGATCTGCCCTTGGTCTACAACACCAGCGGGTATGATTCGCTGGATTCCTTAAAACTGCTGGAGGGGGTGATAGACATTTATCTGCCGGATATCAGATACACCGATCCCGGGGCGGCGGAGAGATATTCGGGAGCAGGGGATTATCCGGCGGTCAATCAGGCGGCATTAAAGGAGATGTGGCGGCAGGTGGGCGAACTACAGCTGGACGACCGGGGGATAGCGCTTCGAGGAATGCTGGTAAGGCATCTGGTGCTGCCCAACGGATTGTCGCAGACCAGGGAGGCTTTGAAGTTCCTGGCTGGTGAGATATCGCCCCAGGTGCATCTGTCCCTGATGTCCCAGTTCTTTCCGGCCCACCGGGCGAACCAAACGGCCGAGCTGGGAAGGAGCATCACCCGGGAGGAATATCGGCAGGCGGTGCAGTGGGCGGAGGAATTTGGGCTGGAGAACGGCTGGCACCAGGAGTTGGACGATACCGGGGGCGGTCCCTCTGACCGGATAGTGAAGGCCACATAA